A genome region from Oncorhynchus gorbuscha isolate QuinsamMale2020 ecotype Even-year linkage group LG26, OgorEven_v1.0, whole genome shotgun sequence includes the following:
- the LOC124015893 gene encoding histone acetyltransferase KAT7 isoform X4, protein MIVEPFSSRNYFRYASCQRNRMRNAGSSSDGTEDSDFSADHEHTDRIETYGRTRRNTRLTRASLRLSQSSQDLKRAADQDESPPRTPTGNALSSESDIDVSSPNVSHDESLAKELSLKDTGSDLSHRPKRRRFHESYNFNMKCPTPGCNSLGHLTGKHERHFSISGCPLFHNLSVDECKTRASSRDKQVEERTLSHRQDENRHGTRHQAPTERQMRYKEKVTEMRKKRNSGLLKEQKDQYMDHRQSHGNNREPLLENITSDYDLELFRKAQARASEDLEKLQGQVAEGSNMIKTIVFGRYELDTWYHSPYPEEYARLGRLYMCEFCLKYMKSLTILRRHMAKCVWKHPPGDEIYRKGNISVFEVDGKKNKIYCQNLCLLAKLFLDHKTLYYDVEPFLFYVMTEADNTGCHLVGYFSKEKNSFLNYNVSCILTMPQYMRQGYGKMLIDFSYLLSKVEEKVGSPERPLSDLGLISYRSYWKEVLLRYLNQFQGKEISIKEISQETAVNPVDIVSTLQSLQMLKYWKGKHLVLKRQDLIDDWKAKETKRGSSKTIEPTALKWTPPKGT, encoded by the exons ATGATTGTTGAACCATTTTCATCTCGAAATTATTTTCGCTACGCTAGTTGTCAACGTAACCGTATG AGGAATGCTGGGAGCAGCTCCGACGGCACTGAGGATTCAGACTTCTCTGCTGACCATGAGCACACAGACCGAATCGAGACCTATGGGAGAACACGGAGGAACACGCGCCTCACCCGGGCATCGCTGCGACTCAGCCAAAGTTCACAAG ACCTGAAGCGGGCAGCAGACCAGGACGAGTCTCCGCCCCGCACCCCAACAGGGAATGCCCTCTCATCGGAGTCGGACATTGACGTGTCCAGCCCTAACGTCTCTCATGACGAGAGCCTGGCCAAGGAGCTGTCACTTAAAGACACTGGCAGTGACCTCTCCCACAGGCCCAAGCGCCGCCGCTTCCACGAGAGCTACAACTTCAACATGAAGTGCCCCACACCAGGCTGCAACTCTCTGG GCCATTTGACAGGGAAACATGAGAGGCACTTCTCAATATCTGGCTGCCCTCTCTTCCACAACCTCTCTGTAGATGAATGCAAG ACGAGGGCCTCCTCTCGTGACAAACAGGTGGAGGAGCGGACATTGTCCCACCGGCAGGATGAGAACAGACACGGTACCCGTCACCAG GCCCCAACGGAGAGACAGATGAGGTACAAGGAGAAGGTGACGGaaatgaggaagaagaggaactCGGGTCTGCTAAAAGAGCAGAAAGACCAGTACATG GATCACCGGCAGTCCCACGGCAACAACCGAGAGCCCCTCCTGGAGAACATCACAAGTGATTACGACCTGGAGCTCTTTCGAAAAGCCCAGGCACGTGCTTCGGAGGAtctt GAGAAGCTGCAGGGCCAGGTGGCGGAGGGCAGCAACATGATCAAGACCATCGTGTTTGGCCGCTACGAGCTGGACACCTGGTACCACTCGCCCTACCCCGAGGAGTACGCCCGCCTGGGACGCCTCTACATGTGTGAGTTCTGCCTCAAGTACATGAAGAGTCTGACCATCCTGCGCCGGCACATG GCCAAGTGTGTCTGGAAACACCCACCAGGGGATGAGATCTATCGAAAGGGAAACATCTCCGTCTTTGAGGTGGACGGTAAAAAGAACAAG ATCTACTGCCAAAACCTGTGCCTTCTGGCTAAGCTCTTCCTGGACCACAAGACCCTATACTACGACGTGGAGCCATTCCTCTTCTACGTCATGACAGAGGCTGACAACACCGGCTGCCATCTTGTTGGCTACttctcaaag GAGAAGAACTCGTTCCTGAACTACAATGTCTCCTGTATCCTCACCATGCCACAGTACATGAGGCAGGGCTACGGAAAGATGCTGATTGACTTCA GTTACTTACTGTCTAAAGTGGAGGAGAAGGTGGGCTCTCCAGAGCGGCCCCTCTCAGACCTGGGCCTAATCAGCTACAGGTCCTACTGGAAGGAGGTGCTGCTGCGCTACCTCAACCAGTTCCAGGGGAAGGAGATCTCCATCAAGGAGATCAGCCAGGAGACAGCCGTTAACCCAGTGGACATCGTCAGCACCCTGCAGTCCCTCCAGATGCTCAAGTACTGGAAAGGGAAGCACCTGGTCTTGAAGAGACAG GACCTAATCGACGACTGGAAAGCCAAGGAGACCAAGCGTGGCAGCAGCAAGACTATTGAACCCACTGCCTTAAAGTGGACCCCACCTAAAGGAACATAG
- the LOC124015893 gene encoding histone acetyltransferase KAT7 isoform X3, which translates to MPRRKRNAGSSSDGTEDSDFSADHEHTDRIETYGRTRRNTRLTRASLRLSQSSQDSSPVQISPAEVVTFSARRVTRSRSLQQGPPVTPKKYPLRQSRSSGSDTEQHVEDLKRAADQDESPPRTPTGNALSSESDIDVSSPNVSHDESLAKELSLKDTGSDLSHRPKRRRFHESYNFNMKCPTPGCNSLGHLTGKHERHFSISGCPLFHNLSVDECKTRASSRDKQVEERTLSHRQDENRHGTRHQAPTERQMRYKEKVTEMRKKRNSGLLKEQKDQYMDHRQSHGNNREPLLENITSDYDLELFRKAQARASEDLEKLQGQVAEGSNMIKTIVFGRYELDTWYHSPYPEEYARLGRLYMCEFCLKYMKSLTILRRHMAKCVWKHPPGDEIYRKGNISVFEVDGKKNKIYCQNLCLLAKLFLDHKTLYYDVEPFLFYVMTEADNTGCHLVGYFSKEKNSFLNYNVSCILTMPQYMRQGYGKMLIDFSYLLSKVEEKVGSPERPLSDLGLISYRSYWKEVLLRYLNQFQGKEISIKEISQETAVNPVDIVSTLQSLQMLKYWKGKHLVLKRQDLIDDWKAKETKRGSSKTIEPTALKWTPPKGT; encoded by the exons ATGCCTCGGAGAAAG AGGAATGCTGGGAGCAGCTCCGACGGCACTGAGGATTCAGACTTCTCTGCTGACCATGAGCACACAGACCGAATCGAGACCTATGGGAGAACACGGAGGAACACGCGCCTCACCCGGGCATCGCTGCGACTCAGCCAAAGTTCACAAG attCCAGCCCTGTCCAGATCAGCCCAGCAGAGGTGGTGACCTTCTCTGCCCGGCGAGTGACCCGTAGCCGTAGTCTGCAGCAAGGGCCGCCGGTCACCCCCAAGAAATACCCTCTGCGCCAGAGTCGCTCTTCGGGGTCGGACACGGAGCAGCATGTGGAGG ACCTGAAGCGGGCAGCAGACCAGGACGAGTCTCCGCCCCGCACCCCAACAGGGAATGCCCTCTCATCGGAGTCGGACATTGACGTGTCCAGCCCTAACGTCTCTCATGACGAGAGCCTGGCCAAGGAGCTGTCACTTAAAGACACTGGCAGTGACCTCTCCCACAGGCCCAAGCGCCGCCGCTTCCACGAGAGCTACAACTTCAACATGAAGTGCCCCACACCAGGCTGCAACTCTCTGG GCCATTTGACAGGGAAACATGAGAGGCACTTCTCAATATCTGGCTGCCCTCTCTTCCACAACCTCTCTGTAGATGAATGCAAG ACGAGGGCCTCCTCTCGTGACAAACAGGTGGAGGAGCGGACATTGTCCCACCGGCAGGATGAGAACAGACACGGTACCCGTCACCAG GCCCCAACGGAGAGACAGATGAGGTACAAGGAGAAGGTGACGGaaatgaggaagaagaggaactCGGGTCTGCTAAAAGAGCAGAAAGACCAGTACATG GATCACCGGCAGTCCCACGGCAACAACCGAGAGCCCCTCCTGGAGAACATCACAAGTGATTACGACCTGGAGCTCTTTCGAAAAGCCCAGGCACGTGCTTCGGAGGAtctt GAGAAGCTGCAGGGCCAGGTGGCGGAGGGCAGCAACATGATCAAGACCATCGTGTTTGGCCGCTACGAGCTGGACACCTGGTACCACTCGCCCTACCCCGAGGAGTACGCCCGCCTGGGACGCCTCTACATGTGTGAGTTCTGCCTCAAGTACATGAAGAGTCTGACCATCCTGCGCCGGCACATG GCCAAGTGTGTCTGGAAACACCCACCAGGGGATGAGATCTATCGAAAGGGAAACATCTCCGTCTTTGAGGTGGACGGTAAAAAGAACAAG ATCTACTGCCAAAACCTGTGCCTTCTGGCTAAGCTCTTCCTGGACCACAAGACCCTATACTACGACGTGGAGCCATTCCTCTTCTACGTCATGACAGAGGCTGACAACACCGGCTGCCATCTTGTTGGCTACttctcaaag GAGAAGAACTCGTTCCTGAACTACAATGTCTCCTGTATCCTCACCATGCCACAGTACATGAGGCAGGGCTACGGAAAGATGCTGATTGACTTCA GTTACTTACTGTCTAAAGTGGAGGAGAAGGTGGGCTCTCCAGAGCGGCCCCTCTCAGACCTGGGCCTAATCAGCTACAGGTCCTACTGGAAGGAGGTGCTGCTGCGCTACCTCAACCAGTTCCAGGGGAAGGAGATCTCCATCAAGGAGATCAGCCAGGAGACAGCCGTTAACCCAGTGGACATCGTCAGCACCCTGCAGTCCCTCCAGATGCTCAAGTACTGGAAAGGGAAGCACCTGGTCTTGAAGAGACAG GACCTAATCGACGACTGGAAAGCCAAGGAGACCAAGCGTGGCAGCAGCAAGACTATTGAACCCACTGCCTTAAAGTGGACCCCACCTAAAGGAACATAG
- the LOC124015893 gene encoding histone acetyltransferase KAT7 isoform X2: protein MIVEPFSSRNYFRYASCQRNRMRNAGSSSDGTEDSDFSADHEHTDRIETYGRTRRNTRLTRASLRLSQSSQDSSPVQISPAEVVTFSARRVTRSRSLQQGPPVTPKKYPLRQSRSSGSDTEQHVEDLKRAADQDESPPRTPTGNALSSESDIDVSSPNVSHDESLAKELSLKDTGSDLSHRPKRRRFHESYNFNMKCPTPGCNSLGHLTGKHERHFSISGCPLFHNLSVDECKTRASSRDKQVEERTLSHRQDENRHGTRHQAPTERQMRYKEKVTEMRKKRNSGLLKEQKDQYMDHRQSHGNNREPLLENITSDYDLELFRKAQEKLQGQVAEGSNMIKTIVFGRYELDTWYHSPYPEEYARLGRLYMCEFCLKYMKSLTILRRHMAKCVWKHPPGDEIYRKGNISVFEVDGKKNKIYCQNLCLLAKLFLDHKTLYYDVEPFLFYVMTEADNTGCHLVGYFSKEKNSFLNYNVSCILTMPQYMRQGYGKMLIDFSYLLSKVEEKVGSPERPLSDLGLISYRSYWKEVLLRYLNQFQGKEISIKEISQETAVNPVDIVSTLQSLQMLKYWKGKHLVLKRQDLIDDWKAKETKRGSSKTIEPTALKWTPPKGT from the exons ATGATTGTTGAACCATTTTCATCTCGAAATTATTTTCGCTACGCTAGTTGTCAACGTAACCGTATG AGGAATGCTGGGAGCAGCTCCGACGGCACTGAGGATTCAGACTTCTCTGCTGACCATGAGCACACAGACCGAATCGAGACCTATGGGAGAACACGGAGGAACACGCGCCTCACCCGGGCATCGCTGCGACTCAGCCAAAGTTCACAAG attCCAGCCCTGTCCAGATCAGCCCAGCAGAGGTGGTGACCTTCTCTGCCCGGCGAGTGACCCGTAGCCGTAGTCTGCAGCAAGGGCCGCCGGTCACCCCCAAGAAATACCCTCTGCGCCAGAGTCGCTCTTCGGGGTCGGACACGGAGCAGCATGTGGAGG ACCTGAAGCGGGCAGCAGACCAGGACGAGTCTCCGCCCCGCACCCCAACAGGGAATGCCCTCTCATCGGAGTCGGACATTGACGTGTCCAGCCCTAACGTCTCTCATGACGAGAGCCTGGCCAAGGAGCTGTCACTTAAAGACACTGGCAGTGACCTCTCCCACAGGCCCAAGCGCCGCCGCTTCCACGAGAGCTACAACTTCAACATGAAGTGCCCCACACCAGGCTGCAACTCTCTGG GCCATTTGACAGGGAAACATGAGAGGCACTTCTCAATATCTGGCTGCCCTCTCTTCCACAACCTCTCTGTAGATGAATGCAAG ACGAGGGCCTCCTCTCGTGACAAACAGGTGGAGGAGCGGACATTGTCCCACCGGCAGGATGAGAACAGACACGGTACCCGTCACCAG GCCCCAACGGAGAGACAGATGAGGTACAAGGAGAAGGTGACGGaaatgaggaagaagaggaactCGGGTCTGCTAAAAGAGCAGAAAGACCAGTACATG GATCACCGGCAGTCCCACGGCAACAACCGAGAGCCCCTCCTGGAGAACATCACAAGTGATTACGACCTGGAGCTCTTTCGAAAAGCCCAG GAGAAGCTGCAGGGCCAGGTGGCGGAGGGCAGCAACATGATCAAGACCATCGTGTTTGGCCGCTACGAGCTGGACACCTGGTACCACTCGCCCTACCCCGAGGAGTACGCCCGCCTGGGACGCCTCTACATGTGTGAGTTCTGCCTCAAGTACATGAAGAGTCTGACCATCCTGCGCCGGCACATG GCCAAGTGTGTCTGGAAACACCCACCAGGGGATGAGATCTATCGAAAGGGAAACATCTCCGTCTTTGAGGTGGACGGTAAAAAGAACAAG ATCTACTGCCAAAACCTGTGCCTTCTGGCTAAGCTCTTCCTGGACCACAAGACCCTATACTACGACGTGGAGCCATTCCTCTTCTACGTCATGACAGAGGCTGACAACACCGGCTGCCATCTTGTTGGCTACttctcaaag GAGAAGAACTCGTTCCTGAACTACAATGTCTCCTGTATCCTCACCATGCCACAGTACATGAGGCAGGGCTACGGAAAGATGCTGATTGACTTCA GTTACTTACTGTCTAAAGTGGAGGAGAAGGTGGGCTCTCCAGAGCGGCCCCTCTCAGACCTGGGCCTAATCAGCTACAGGTCCTACTGGAAGGAGGTGCTGCTGCGCTACCTCAACCAGTTCCAGGGGAAGGAGATCTCCATCAAGGAGATCAGCCAGGAGACAGCCGTTAACCCAGTGGACATCGTCAGCACCCTGCAGTCCCTCCAGATGCTCAAGTACTGGAAAGGGAAGCACCTGGTCTTGAAGAGACAG GACCTAATCGACGACTGGAAAGCCAAGGAGACCAAGCGTGGCAGCAGCAAGACTATTGAACCCACTGCCTTAAAGTGGACCCCACCTAAAGGAACATAG
- the LOC124015893 gene encoding histone acetyltransferase KAT7 isoform X1: protein MIVEPFSSRNYFRYASCQRNRMRNAGSSSDGTEDSDFSADHEHTDRIETYGRTRRNTRLTRASLRLSQSSQDSSPVQISPAEVVTFSARRVTRSRSLQQGPPVTPKKYPLRQSRSSGSDTEQHVEDLKRAADQDESPPRTPTGNALSSESDIDVSSPNVSHDESLAKELSLKDTGSDLSHRPKRRRFHESYNFNMKCPTPGCNSLGHLTGKHERHFSISGCPLFHNLSVDECKTRASSRDKQVEERTLSHRQDENRHGTRHQAPTERQMRYKEKVTEMRKKRNSGLLKEQKDQYMDHRQSHGNNREPLLENITSDYDLELFRKAQARASEDLEKLQGQVAEGSNMIKTIVFGRYELDTWYHSPYPEEYARLGRLYMCEFCLKYMKSLTILRRHMAKCVWKHPPGDEIYRKGNISVFEVDGKKNKIYCQNLCLLAKLFLDHKTLYYDVEPFLFYVMTEADNTGCHLVGYFSKEKNSFLNYNVSCILTMPQYMRQGYGKMLIDFSYLLSKVEEKVGSPERPLSDLGLISYRSYWKEVLLRYLNQFQGKEISIKEISQETAVNPVDIVSTLQSLQMLKYWKGKHLVLKRQDLIDDWKAKETKRGSSKTIEPTALKWTPPKGT, encoded by the exons ATGATTGTTGAACCATTTTCATCTCGAAATTATTTTCGCTACGCTAGTTGTCAACGTAACCGTATG AGGAATGCTGGGAGCAGCTCCGACGGCACTGAGGATTCAGACTTCTCTGCTGACCATGAGCACACAGACCGAATCGAGACCTATGGGAGAACACGGAGGAACACGCGCCTCACCCGGGCATCGCTGCGACTCAGCCAAAGTTCACAAG attCCAGCCCTGTCCAGATCAGCCCAGCAGAGGTGGTGACCTTCTCTGCCCGGCGAGTGACCCGTAGCCGTAGTCTGCAGCAAGGGCCGCCGGTCACCCCCAAGAAATACCCTCTGCGCCAGAGTCGCTCTTCGGGGTCGGACACGGAGCAGCATGTGGAGG ACCTGAAGCGGGCAGCAGACCAGGACGAGTCTCCGCCCCGCACCCCAACAGGGAATGCCCTCTCATCGGAGTCGGACATTGACGTGTCCAGCCCTAACGTCTCTCATGACGAGAGCCTGGCCAAGGAGCTGTCACTTAAAGACACTGGCAGTGACCTCTCCCACAGGCCCAAGCGCCGCCGCTTCCACGAGAGCTACAACTTCAACATGAAGTGCCCCACACCAGGCTGCAACTCTCTGG GCCATTTGACAGGGAAACATGAGAGGCACTTCTCAATATCTGGCTGCCCTCTCTTCCACAACCTCTCTGTAGATGAATGCAAG ACGAGGGCCTCCTCTCGTGACAAACAGGTGGAGGAGCGGACATTGTCCCACCGGCAGGATGAGAACAGACACGGTACCCGTCACCAG GCCCCAACGGAGAGACAGATGAGGTACAAGGAGAAGGTGACGGaaatgaggaagaagaggaactCGGGTCTGCTAAAAGAGCAGAAAGACCAGTACATG GATCACCGGCAGTCCCACGGCAACAACCGAGAGCCCCTCCTGGAGAACATCACAAGTGATTACGACCTGGAGCTCTTTCGAAAAGCCCAGGCACGTGCTTCGGAGGAtctt GAGAAGCTGCAGGGCCAGGTGGCGGAGGGCAGCAACATGATCAAGACCATCGTGTTTGGCCGCTACGAGCTGGACACCTGGTACCACTCGCCCTACCCCGAGGAGTACGCCCGCCTGGGACGCCTCTACATGTGTGAGTTCTGCCTCAAGTACATGAAGAGTCTGACCATCCTGCGCCGGCACATG GCCAAGTGTGTCTGGAAACACCCACCAGGGGATGAGATCTATCGAAAGGGAAACATCTCCGTCTTTGAGGTGGACGGTAAAAAGAACAAG ATCTACTGCCAAAACCTGTGCCTTCTGGCTAAGCTCTTCCTGGACCACAAGACCCTATACTACGACGTGGAGCCATTCCTCTTCTACGTCATGACAGAGGCTGACAACACCGGCTGCCATCTTGTTGGCTACttctcaaag GAGAAGAACTCGTTCCTGAACTACAATGTCTCCTGTATCCTCACCATGCCACAGTACATGAGGCAGGGCTACGGAAAGATGCTGATTGACTTCA GTTACTTACTGTCTAAAGTGGAGGAGAAGGTGGGCTCTCCAGAGCGGCCCCTCTCAGACCTGGGCCTAATCAGCTACAGGTCCTACTGGAAGGAGGTGCTGCTGCGCTACCTCAACCAGTTCCAGGGGAAGGAGATCTCCATCAAGGAGATCAGCCAGGAGACAGCCGTTAACCCAGTGGACATCGTCAGCACCCTGCAGTCCCTCCAGATGCTCAAGTACTGGAAAGGGAAGCACCTGGTCTTGAAGAGACAG GACCTAATCGACGACTGGAAAGCCAAGGAGACCAAGCGTGGCAGCAGCAAGACTATTGAACCCACTGCCTTAAAGTGGACCCCACCTAAAGGAACATAG
- the LOC124015858 gene encoding glucose-6-phosphatase catalytic subunit 1-like, whose amino-acid sequence MDTVHAYGVSTTRYLQTHYRDTQSWFLFVSMAADLRNTFFVFFPVCFHLRESVGVKLVWVAVVGDWLNLIFKWILFGERPYWWVQETPYYANSSAPQIEQFPMTCETSPGSPSGHAMSAAGVYYALISSLLAILLKEHGSHIKNWCVRGILWAVFWCVQVCVCLSRVFIAAHFPHQVVAGVVTGILVAETFDRVHWIYRASLRRYVYTTLSLLSFAVGLYLVLRGLGVDLLWTLDKAQRWCQRPQWVHIDTTPFASLLRNTGTLLGLGLGLHSPLYVEARRVGGGATYRLACVGATLLLLHLLDSFRPPAHTRALFYLLSFCKSATVPLATVGIVPYCVAGAAGQNGKKHPF is encoded by the exons ATGGACACCGTCCACGCCTATGGGGTTAGCACCACACGATACCTCCAGACTCACTACAGGGACACTCAGAGCTGGTTCCTGTTTGTTTCTATGGCAGCTGACCTGCGGAACACCTTCTTTGTCTTCTTCCCTGTGTGTTTCCACCTGCGGGAATCAGTGGGGGTCAAGCTGGTCTGGGTGGCTGTGGTGGGAGACTGGCTCAACCTTATCTTCAAATG GATCCTGTTTGGCGAGCGTCCCTATTGGTGGGTTCAAGAGACTCCTTACTATGCCAACTCATCAGCGCCACAAATTGAGCAGTTCCCTATGACCTGTGAGACTAGTCCAG GAAGTCCGTCGGGTCATGCCATGAGTGCTGCAGGGGTTTACTACGCTCTGATCTCATCACTCCTCGCCATCCTCCTCAAGGAACACGGGAGTCACATCAAGAACTG gtgtgtccgCGGGATCCTGTGGGCTGTCTTctggtgtgtgcaggtgtgtgtctgCCTCTCCAGGGTTTTCATTGCTGCCCACTTCCCTCACCAGGTTGTCGCTGGGGTCGTCACAG GCATCCTAGTGGCGGAGACCTTTGACCGGGTCCACTGGATCTACAGGGCTAGCCTGAGGCGCTATGTCTACACcaccctctccctgctctccttcgCTGTGGGCCTTTACCTGGTCCTCAGGGGCCTGGGGGTGGACCTGCTCTGGACCCTGGACAAGGCCCAGCGCTGGTGCCAGCGGCCCCAATGGGTCCACATAGACACTACACCCTTCGCCAGCCTCCTGCGCAACACCGGCACTCTGTTAGGCCTGGGCTTGGGCTTGCACTCGCCCCTCTACGTCGAGGCCCGGAGAGTTGGCGGTGGCGCCACCTACAGGCTGGCATGTGTGGGCGCCACACTTCTGCTGCTCCACCTACTGGACTCATTCAGGCCACCAGCCCAcaccagggctctgttctaccTGCTGTCCTTCTGTAAGAGTGCCACTGTGCCCCTGGCCACTGTGGGCATAGTACCCTACTGCGTGGCCGGGGCAGCGGGACAGAACGGAAAGAAACACCCGTTTTGA
- the LOC124015757 gene encoding primary amine oxidase, liver isozyme-like — MMVLRMTSLVKWLLILFGLISIIANIVIVCLYSGRLPKCSSKPHHVFKGKHNERSAVFADLSAEEYLQVRDYMSNQKDLDISVNALTKPSGNFLFLIDVLLPRKAGALGYLDNNKPKPVREATAVVFYGTLGHIKEYVVGPLPNPIYHRDVTVEKYKEELPINARTVTIGEYALISKFINEEVFTKLGKIVKESFDVSKEKTLNYFEGMPRGVKSGERQTWISFFRDLSGMYIHPVGLEVLINHESTNASLWSVKRLLYNGQYFDSVEDLLKQYDDGKVTKIVYKPVQNYASLKPKSKPTGLSPQQFYAQGKRFSVKNNHVMYLEWSFAFGLSSLTGMRVFDVRFKGERIAYEVSVQEAMSVYGSITPGMILTKFLDSSIGIGRFAHELVRGVDCPYAATYIDTFRYIDVSAPQRFRNSICLFEHNTGRPLRRHFSDFFSNSYGGMVNSALVFRTITAIGNYDYLWDFIFYQSGSVEAKVHATGYISSSFNVDGNLKYGHQVAENTIGNIHTHFINFKVDLDVLGVENVFQTKDMKFMNVSLPWMPERYAMVPQLVEAQLKTEKEAALRYDTKTPRYLHIASNRTNRWGHQRSYRLQVVSFTGDSLPETEPEEKSMSWARYKVAITKHKDSEQTSSSLYSQNNMWTPAVDFSKYIEDDENIENQDLVAWVTTGFLHIPHAEDIPNTVTVGNGGGVILRPHNYFDEDPSIHSPDGVYISPGSEGNCENNKMACLAEDACSPVVEPFTYNGFEGTMKFEE; from the exons ATGATGGTTTTGAGAATGACTTCATTAGTTAAATGGTTATTGATACTCTTTGGCCTGATCTCAATAATAGCGAATATTGTCATTGTATGTCTTTACTCGGGTAGGCTGCCCAAATGCTCCTCGAAGCCGCATCATGTTTTCAAGGGAAAACACAATGAACGCAGCGCGGTGTTTGCTGACCTGTCCGCCGAGGAATATCTCCAAGTCCGCGACTATATGAGTAATCAGAAAGACTTGGATATTTCTGTCAATGCGCTTACAAAGCCTTCAGGGAATTTCCTCTTCTTAATTGATGTTTTGTTGCCAAGGAAAGCAGGTGCGCTTGGCTACCTAGATAACAATAAGCCCAAGCCGGTGAGAGAGGCGACTGCGGTGGTTTTCTATGGCACCCTTGGGCACATTAAAGAATATGTGGTGGGACCTCTCCCCAACCCGATTTACCACCGCGATGTCACCGTTGAGAAGTATAAAGAAGAGTTGCCCATCAATGCGCGTACGGTCACCATTGGTGAATATGCACTTATTTCCAAGTTTATTAATGAAGAGGTATTTACAAAACTTGGTAAAATTGTGAAAGAAAGTTTTGATGTCAGTAAAGAGAAAACCCTGAATTATTTCGAAGGCATGCCTCGGGGTGTCAAatcgggagagagacagacatggatatCTTTCTTTCGTGATTTGAGTGGGATGTACATCCACCCTGTAGGTTTGGAAGTTTTAATCAACCACGAAAGCACCAACGCGTCTCTTTGGAGTGTGAAGAGATTGCTTTATAACGGACAGTACTTCGACAGTGTGGAGGATCTTCTAAAACAATATGATGATGGAAAAGTGACTAAAATTGTCTATAAACCTGTCCAGAACTATGCATCACTCAAACCTAAAAGTAAACCCACCGGTTTAAGCCCTCAGCAGTTTTATGCGCAAGGTAAACGCTTCAGTGTCAAGAATAATCATGTTATGTATCTCGAATGGAGTTTTGCGTTTGGTCTGAGTTCCCTCACCGGTATGAGAGTTTTTGACGTTCGTTTCAAGGGGGAGAGGATAGCTTATGAGGTTAGTGTTCAAGAGGCAATGTCAGTTTATGGTTCCATCACACCCGGCATGATTCTGACTAAGTTTTTGGACTCTAGTATCGGAATAGGTCGCTTTGCGCACGAGCTCGTTCGAGGCGTGGATTGTCCGTACGCGGCAACCTACATCGACACTTTCCGATACATTGACGTCAGTGCACCTCAGAGATTCAGGAATTCAATTTGCCTTTTTGAGCACAATACAGGCCGTCCTCTCAGAAGACACTTCTCTGACTTTTTCAGCAATAGTTATGGAGGCATGGTTAACAGTGCCTTAGTTTTTAGGACCATTACGGCCATAGGTAACTATGACTACTTGTGGGACTTCATTTTTTATCAGAGCGGCTCTGTTGAGGCCAAAGTGCATGCCACTGGATACATATCGTCATCTTTCAATGTTGACGGCAATCTCAAATACGGACACCAGGTGGCAGAAAATACTATTGGGAACATCCACACTCATTTCATCAACTTCAAAGTTGACCTGGACGTGTTGG GGGTTGAGAATGTATTCCAGACCAAGGACATGAAGTTTATGAATGTGTCTTTACCCTGGATGCCGGAGCGCTATGCCATGGTTCCTCAGCTGGTGGAGGCCCAGCTAAAGACTGAGAAGGAGGCTGCTCTCCGCTACGACACCAAGACGCCACGCTACCTTCACATCGCCAGCAACCGCACCAACCGCTGGGGCCACCAGCGCTCCTACCGCCTCCAGGTGGTCAGCTTCACAGGTGACAGCCTTCCAGAGACGGAGCCAGAGGAGAAGTCCATGTCTTGGGCTAG GTATAAAGTGGCCATCACTAAGCACAAAGACTCCGAGCAGACCAGCAGTAGCCTGTACAGTCAGAACAACATGTGGACACCAGCAGTGGACTTCAGCAAGTACATTGAGGATGACGAGAACATTGAGAACCAG GACCTGGTTGCCTGGGTAACCACCGGCTTCCTCCACATTCCCCATGCCGAGGACATCCCCAACACAGTTACCGTTGGAAATGGAGGCGGAGTGATCCTGAGACCACATAACTACTTCGATGAGGACCCGTCTATTCACTCTCCAGACGGGGTGTACATCAGTCCGGGGTCAGAGGGAAACTGTGAAAATAACAAGATGGCCTGCTTGGCTGAAGACGCATGCAGCCCAGTCGTTGAACCCTTCACCTACAATGGGTTTGAAGGGACCATGAAGTTTGAAGAGTGA